The Niastella koreensis GR20-10 genome includes a window with the following:
- a CDS encoding BON domain-containing protein: MKTDREILNDVQDELKWDPYLSTSEIGVSVKNGIVTLTGVVDSYWKKLAAENTVKKVSGVTAVVQKIEVNLSESGKRKDTEIAEAIQNAFKWSVLIPKDKIKVKVENGWVTLEGDVEWEFQKNSARKAVEKLEGVMGVSNNIRVAPKASPADIKQKIKSAFLRSATFDSDRIQIDVDGSTVTLRGKVRSWAEMKEAEREAWLAPGVMKVKNEIEIDTEVFA; this comes from the coding sequence ATGAAAACAGATCGCGAAATTCTGAACGATGTTCAGGATGAACTGAAATGGGATCCTTATCTAAGCACCAGCGAAATTGGCGTTTCGGTAAAAAACGGGATAGTAACCCTAACCGGCGTAGTCGATTCTTACTGGAAAAAGCTTGCAGCTGAGAACACAGTTAAAAAAGTTTCAGGAGTAACAGCCGTTGTGCAAAAGATCGAAGTAAACTTATCTGAAAGCGGAAAAAGAAAGGATACTGAAATTGCCGAAGCCATTCAGAACGCGTTTAAATGGTCGGTTTTGATACCCAAGGATAAGATAAAGGTGAAAGTAGAAAATGGCTGGGTGACCCTGGAAGGTGATGTGGAATGGGAATTTCAGAAAAATTCTGCCCGTAAAGCGGTTGAAAAACTGGAAGGTGTGATGGGCGTCAGCAACAACATCAGGGTTGCGCCCAAAGCATCTCCTGCCGATATCAAACAAAAGATCAAATCGGCCTTTCTTCGAAGTGCCACTTTTGATTCAGACAGGATCCAGATAGACGTTGATGGCAGTACTGTAACCCTGAGAGGAAAGGTTCGTTCCTGGGCAGAAATGAAAGAAGCGGAAAGAGAAGCCTGGTTGGCGCCCGGGGTAATGAAAGTTAAGAATGAAATCGAAATTGATACGGAAGTGTTTGCCTGA
- a CDS encoding Hsp20/alpha crystallin family protein codes for MEHYQGRFDQLRKEEKKEEKDERYTRKEYNYSSFSRSFTLPEEVIKDKIEAVYEDGVLRIKLPKTEEAKKATLSKHIMVK; via the coding sequence ATGGAACATTACCAAGGAAGATTTGATCAGTTGCGAAAAGAAGAAAAAAAGGAAGAAAAAGACGAACGTTATACCCGTAAGGAGTATAATTACTCTTCTTTCAGCCGTAGCTTTACATTGCCTGAAGAAGTTATTAAAGACAAGATCGAAGCTGTGTATGAAGATGGAGTATTGCGCATTAAACTTCCCAAGACCGAAGAAGCTAAAAAAGCAACATTGTCAAAACATATTATGGTTAAATAA